In Flavobacterium gelatinilyticum, a genomic segment contains:
- a CDS encoding DUF4435 domain-containing protein, which yields MIALSEESQRLTSTFRTYRNDVDIYTEDNEKDKEFYKVLFKRLLKNDLVINDVTPLGCKDIVIKRCNNEPENGRKKIFIVDGDIIFIHGENIPQHENLYVLQGYCIENFLIDKETIVHFLYMSCGTKSIEKIESELNFNEWLEEYCAIFIDLFIHFALLNYFGGFFTLFNADKYHKKQGKKMVFQIDLVNAEILKLKAEILTLTTEDKYDLKYKELSDKWNYCIDNLTQIVSGKDYLIPLLLLKAKQFKKSNAMPTLEEIKFSLVHSSNLNKLSDLKKRIESL from the coding sequence TCAACGATTAACGTCTACTTTCAGGACTTATAGAAATGATGTTGACATCTATACTGAAGACAATGAAAAAGATAAAGAATTTTATAAAGTTCTTTTTAAAAGGTTATTAAAAAATGATTTAGTAATTAACGACGTAACTCCGCTTGGTTGTAAAGATATTGTAATAAAAAGATGTAATAATGAACCTGAAAATGGAAGAAAAAAAATATTCATTGTTGATGGTGACATAATTTTTATTCATGGAGAAAATATTCCTCAACATGAGAACCTATATGTTTTGCAAGGATATTGCATTGAAAACTTTTTAATTGATAAGGAAACAATAGTTCATTTTTTATACATGAGTTGCGGAACAAAATCAATTGAAAAAATAGAATCCGAACTTAATTTCAATGAATGGTTAGAAGAATATTGTGCTATTTTTATAGATTTATTTATTCACTTTGCTTTACTAAACTATTTCGGAGGTTTTTTCACACTATTTAATGCTGACAAATACCATAAAAAACAAGGAAAAAAAATGGTTTTTCAAATCGATTTAGTGAATGCAGAAATTTTAAAATTAAAAGCAGAGATTCTTACATTAACAACTGAAGATAAATATGATTTAAAATATAAAGAACTGTCTGATAAATGGAATTATTGTATTGATAATTTAACACAAATTGTTTCAGGGAAAGATTATCTGATACCATTATTACTTTTAAAGGCTAAACAATTCAAAAAATCAAATGCAATGCCAACTTTGGAAGAAATTAAATTCTCATTAGTTCATTCCTCAAACTTAAATAAATTATCTGATCTCAAAAAACGAATAGAAAGTTTATAA